attaaatataactCGTGGCTTTGAATCTGGAAAATAAAAAACAACCCATTGAATATCATCCCACCTTCCATATTTTTTCCCATTTCAGaccttttatttctttaatcCTCCATTCTCCTATTGATTTTGATTAAAGAATTCCACGACTGCTGCTCTGTTCATCTGTTTTCTTCCTGCTTTTTAGCCACGTATTTGAAGATTCAAGCTTGGACCCATTTCTTTATTGTGCATATATAAGCACACACGAGCACTCCATAGTCCATTGTCAGTAACCAATCCCACCCATTTACTGAAACAGAGATTGCCTTGTTTGGTTTTGATTTCCTCTCTTTTTCTGAGACGACTGATTCTTGATCACAGGTAATACTGCAGgaaacagaaaagaaaatacaaaatccTCCATTGTTTTTGGGATTTCTGTTTTGCATGTTTACTGTTTGTTTATTTGTTACTTAGGCAACGATTGGAATAAATTAGGTGTGATGGCTTGGCTGTTTTTTCACTTTTGCTTTATCCTTTTCTTTCCTTCTCAACCTTCAAAGCTTAGTCATTATGTAATCACCTTAAGATTATAAAGTAAAAGAGAGGTGGGATTTTGGTTTGGGGCCAGGGGGCATGAATGTTAACTGTTTTTCTCTTCATTTCAATTCAATCTTCTGTTCAAACTTTGATTTTCCGTTGCGTTGAATCCATAGTCAAGAAAGCtcccttttctttcttctctcaATTCAAAAGATTAGACATTtgcaatttgatttaatttttaactatttttttaattattttaatgggCAGGAGCCTTCTTAAGATCAAACTCAATTAGGAGTTCGTGAAAATCTATGGGTTTATCGTTTTCATTGCTTTATTCAGCCTGGAAAGAAATCGTTCGACGCAGCTTCTCTCGTTTAACCTACAGCTTTAGGTTCAGTCTTAAGCATGGTGTTATCCCCTTGAGAGCAGATAGCTTCAAGAACTCTGATACAGAAACCATGACCAACCCAGTCAAGAACAACACAAGAAGAAGCAAAAATTCTATAAACTTGAAGAATTTCAAACCCGATAACGTAATGCTTGACAGGAGTTTATCATTCAAGAGTCTAGTTCAAGACAAAGGCAACTCGGGTTTAGATGAAGATGAATCGGTTCGTAAGCCAATGCCAGCCGTTTTTCTTCCTGAACCGGCGATTTTGTTCTCGCCGAGGCCGGTTAGTGAGCTTGATGCTGCTGCAGTTAAACTTCAGAAGGTTTACAAGAGCTACAGAACTAGAAGAAACCTTGCAGACTGTGCAGTTGTTGTTGAGGAGCTCTGGTGGGTAACCAGTCCAGATTATGGTTTTCAATTATTATGAAGAAGTTGCTGAATCTTGAGCTTTTGTTCTgagcattttttatttaaatgttgcAGGTGGAAGGCTTTAGACTTTGCAGCTCTCAAGCGAAGTTCTGTATCATTCTTTAATGTTGAGAAACCTGAAACTGCTGTTTCCAGGTGGGCAAGAGCGAGGACAAGAGCCGCCAAGGTGGGAAAAGGTTTATCCAAGGATGAAAAGGCTCAAAAATTAGCTCTACAACACTGGCTTGAAGCTGTAAGTATTTCCACCACTTCAATTTCTCTTCACCCAAAAACATTGGAAACAAGCCTATGGCCTAACCATACTGCGTaaatttttccatgcatgtacAGATTGATCCTCGCCATAGATATGGCCACAATTTACACTTGTATTACGATGTCTGGTTTACAAGTGAGAGCACACAACCTTTCTTCTACTGGTGagtaattttcatttttcaccATATTGTTGTTTGGTAACTAAGAAACTGCTCAGCAAGAAGAGGAAAGTTTTCTTagttttccattttcttttgtTTCCCCGGTAATTTACTGTTGTAGAAAATGCAGGTTGGATGTTGGAGATGGCAAGGAAGTGAATCTAGAGAAATGTCCAAGAACTGTTCTACAACGACAGTGCATCAAATATCTTGGACCAGTAAGTTGAAAGCAATGTTTCTCAAATTCAGTTAACAATTCTTGTCCCATTAACTAGCTCTCATGGGAGTTAATGTTGTTTCTGTTGCAGAAAGAAAGGGAAGCATATGAAGTAATAGTTGAAAATGGAAAACTTGTCTATAAACAAAGTGGAAAACTAGTGGATACAGTTGAGGGTTCAAAATGGATATTTGTACTTAGCACAACAAGGTCTTTGTATATTGGGCAGAAGAAGAAGGGTACCTTTCAGCACTCCAGTTTCCTATCTGGTGGTGCCACCACTGCAGCTGGAAGATTGGTTGCCCACAATGGAATCCTCGAGGCAATCTGGCCATACAGCGGTCACTATCACCCAACAGAAGAAAACTTCAGGGAATTTATCAGCTTCCTTCAGGAAAACCATGTAGATCTCACAAATGTTAAGAAGTGTGCAATTGATGATGACACTCCTTCAAATGTGGTCTCTGAAGAAGAACAAACGCCAGAGCCAATAGCCGATCCTGCTTCTGTTTCTGCTTCTCAACCCAACAGTGCAAATAAACCTGATATGGATTTGTCGACTAAGGAGGCTACAACCACAACTGTTAATGCACCGCGAGAACATAACACTAACAATGCCAACATCAAGGCAACTGTTCTTGATTGGCCTGAACGCTTACCTTGCAAGTGGACCACTGGGGCTGGGCCCCGTATTGGTTGTGTGAGGGACTACCCTACAGAGCTGCAATCAAGAGCATGGGAACATGTCAACTTATCTCCTCGAGTGCCTCCTGGGACTTTCAACAACTATGGTCCAATCCCATCTCCACGCCCCAGTCCACAGGTCAGGGTCTCCCCAAGGCTTGTATACATGGGGATCCCTAGTCCCAGGACCCCAATTCCTGTAAACTGAGTCATGCACTGCCGGTGCTCGATGGATTGTCTAAATCAATACGGATGGATCAAGGGATTAacacctttcttttttttttttttttttgtcgagTTCTTTTCCCTCTTCATTTATTACTTCATTCTTTTGAAATGGCTTAACTGAGCCAACTCTTCTGATAATTTAACCCAATTCAGCCCCTGTTTTTAGTGTTGGGTTTTGTATATCTTTCTTGTATACAGAGCATTGATATATTATTCATCATCAATAAAGctgatgtgaaccagcatgggaagcaaggcaaggatcccttggagctacaacaaggaccattgacaaggaataaagcaaggaagtacggcgttactcttggattgcatattcaagaatttattacaagagagatgactgaaattgctagggataagtgcgagaaggaacttgaaggtcattcgaagctgattacgttgctgggtgtatgcatggatgaagcagaagcaaattgaagatttgtagcgctcgctaccattatcaaagtcgcgctcgcgacattcagttagccgaagatacttttgtgttttgtggaagttaattttggagcagatcatggaggaagatagtggagaatcagcccgaaccataagcaggttgtggtttcgtccctgaggttgtggtttctgctggaactattgaggcatacgagaatgtggttggtttttaaagacttggcagttatttttgttattttagcttgtttccctgttgggataggaattctgacttagtatttgttttccttttccaactaggtttaggtttttgccttacactataaataaggccttaaattcttatatcagacactttttttttgttttgacaaatttaattcagatttgctttatgcaaatttcggccttctttgagagagtgagagtttgcctctttcattgattgcatcacgaatcagaccaacttatcaatttcgattgtggcgttcttctgatccgttctacaaaatccttccgttattagtgttctagcttcgctaagcttagggtgctatagagggtggtttatccacgttcttggaatctatatcagaggtgcgacggggtttgaggactaagtgccatagggttccgcgtcatttggtatcagagccaacaacaggtaaatctttatctatctgtctttctagggctgtgttatattttcgttttttttttggtatcttagtttcgaatttcgttagggttcattgtcttcaattcgtttctgttcaatttcgattccaattgttaggtcctggattgtccatccaaaatcattgtgttgcttgctattttgttatttggcaattcggtttcttttagcagccattatttcccttcgaactgaatctgttagtgaatttttttttgatacacactcaagaatttcgtgtggtgttgtttgagacccaagcaaggggataaaaaaaaaaaaaaaaaaaaaaaaaaaaaaaaaaaaaaattgctccaacaaaaaaattttct
The genomic region above belongs to Manihot esculenta cultivar AM560-2 chromosome 3, M.esculenta_v8, whole genome shotgun sequence and contains:
- the LOC110611277 gene encoding IQ domain-containing protein IQM1 gives rise to the protein MGLSFSLLYSAWKEIVRRSFSRLTYSFRFSLKHGVIPLRADSFKNSDTETMTNPVKNNTRRSKNSINLKNFKPDNVMLDRSLSFKSLVQDKGNSGLDEDESVRKPMPAVFLPEPAILFSPRPVSELDAAAVKLQKVYKSYRTRRNLADCAVVVEELWWKALDFAALKRSSVSFFNVEKPETAVSRWARARTRAAKVGKGLSKDEKAQKLALQHWLEAIDPRHRYGHNLHLYYDVWFTSESTQPFFYWLDVGDGKEVNLEKCPRTVLQRQCIKYLGPKEREAYEVIVENGKLVYKQSGKLVDTVEGSKWIFVLSTTRSLYIGQKKKGTFQHSSFLSGGATTAAGRLVAHNGILEAIWPYSGHYHPTEENFREFISFLQENHVDLTNVKKCAIDDDTPSNVVSEEEQTPEPIADPASVSASQPNSANKPDMDLSTKEATTTTVNAPREHNTNNANIKATVLDWPERLPCKWTTGAGPRIGCVRDYPTELQSRAWEHVNLSPRVPPGTFNNYGPIPSPRPSPQVRVSPRLVYMGIPSPRTPIPVN